From Pyxicephalus adspersus chromosome 7, UCB_Pads_2.0, whole genome shotgun sequence, a single genomic window includes:
- the CDK5R2 gene encoding cyclin-dependent kinase 5 activator 2: MGTVLSLSPAPGKAGPLDDKKPEPPGVGGGYLAIPNSKNGGSKPEKSLKRHSVLISALTWKRLVAASAKKKNAKKINPNPGPINGLLLPNNNPVEQLNHENLRKSQVSPGRREPKPVPVPTVPPSSLEGQKIQQQQLVAVQKTASGRSLCSPRRVIVQASTGELLRCLGEFVCRRCYKLKELSPGEPTMWFRNVDRSLLLQGWQDQGFITPANLVFVYLLCREAIGDELSSEYELQASFLTCLYLAYSYMGNEISYPLKPFLVETDKEVFWQRCLSIIDRMSAKMLQINSDPHFFTQVFQDLKNEGESREPNGHWTINLDR; the protein is encoded by the coding sequence ATGGGCACGGTATTGTCTCTGTCTCCGGCACCTGGCAAGGCCGGACCTTTGGATGACAAGAAGCCTGAACCTCCTGGAGTAGGCGGTGGGTACCTGGCCATCCCCAACAGCAAGAATGGAGGCAGCAAACCAGAGAAGAGCCTAAAAAGACATTCAGTCCTGATCTCTGCCCTCACCTGGAAGAGGCTGGTGGCGGCTTCTGCCAAGAAGAAGAACGCTAAGAAGATAAACCCCAACCCAGGACCTATCAATGGGTTGCTGcttcccaacaacaacccagTGGAGCAGCTCAATCATGAGAACCTACGTAAATCCCAAGTGAGCCCAGGTCGTAGAGAACCAAAGCCTGTGCCCGTTCCTACGGTGCCCCCAAGCTCCTTGGAAGGTCAAAAGATCCAACAGCAGCAGCTGGTGGCTGTGCAAAAGACAGCCAGCGGGCGATCCCTTTGCTCACCTCGCCGGGTCATCGTCCAGGCATCCACCGGTGAACTCCTTCGATGCCTGGGGGAGTTTGTTTGCCGCCGCTGTTATAAACTGAAGGAGCTAAGCCCCGGGGAGCCCACCATGTGGTTCCGTAACGTAGACCGCTCCTTGCTACTGCAAGGTTGGCAAGACCAAGGCTTCATCACCCCTGCCAACCTAGTGTTTGTCTACCTGCTTTGCCGAGAGGCCATTGGAGATGAACTGTCTAGCGAGTATGAGCTCCAAGCTTCCTTCCTCACCTGCCTGTACTTGGCTTATTCCTACATGGGCAATGAGATCTCCTACCCCTTAAAGCCCTTCCTTGTGGAGACAGACAAGGAGGTCTTCTGGCAACGCTGTCTGAGCATCATTGACCGTATGAGTGCCAAAATGCTGCAGATCAACTCCGACCCTCATTTTTTCACACAGGTCTTCCAGGATCTGAAGAACGAAGGCGAGTCTAGAGAACCCAATGGCCACTGGACTATAAATTTGGACCGTTAG